The proteins below come from a single Ruegeria sp. THAF33 genomic window:
- a CDS encoding isopenicillin N synthase family oxygenase produces the protein MDRIPTIDISPLSDPGSAAFAATVQGIIEACTGIGFLSITGTGVSQQTVDQVRQTTREIFAINESRKWDQAITRENYRGYIPMGFFTPNDGSGKADKYEGYKLHHEVAATDPVRSECALYGPNLWPAEVPRAKEVILDYWRQLDQVTDVLLGALESGLNLTSGILRDAFRNPMTNMTLLHYPPQAAEEAGYGIHPHKDTDALTIIAPDPVGGLEVQTRSGKWISPDCPLGGFVVNIGDMLELWSGGRLKSTPHRVVNRSGKERYSFPYFAVPRHDVIVEPLLPALPGFDRPAVHCGHWSAEIWRTNWPDEAADEDTPELGTLHD, from the coding sequence ATGGACAGGATTCCGACAATAGACATCTCGCCGCTGTCCGACCCTGGCAGCGCAGCCTTTGCCGCAACGGTACAAGGTATAATTGAGGCCTGCACAGGAATCGGGTTTCTGTCCATCACCGGGACAGGTGTGTCCCAGCAGACGGTGGATCAGGTCCGTCAGACCACACGAGAGATCTTTGCCATAAATGAATCCCGCAAATGGGATCAGGCCATCACGCGCGAGAATTATCGCGGTTATATCCCGATGGGTTTTTTCACACCGAATGACGGATCCGGCAAAGCCGACAAATACGAGGGTTACAAGCTGCACCACGAGGTTGCCGCCACCGACCCCGTGCGCAGTGAATGTGCCCTGTACGGCCCAAATCTGTGGCCCGCCGAAGTTCCCCGCGCCAAAGAGGTCATCCTGGATTATTGGCGTCAATTGGATCAGGTCACTGATGTGTTGTTGGGCGCATTGGAATCCGGCCTGAACTTGACCTCTGGCATTTTGCGCGACGCGTTCCGCAACCCGATGACCAATATGACATTGCTGCACTATCCCCCGCAGGCCGCGGAAGAAGCGGGCTATGGCATCCATCCGCACAAGGATACGGACGCACTGACCATCATCGCGCCCGATCCGGTGGGCGGGCTCGAGGTGCAGACCCGCAGCGGCAAGTGGATTTCACCGGACTGCCCACTCGGTGGTTTCGTGGTGAATATCGGCGACATGCTGGAACTTTGGTCAGGCGGGCGATTGAAATCCACGCCACATCGGGTGGTCAACCGGTCGGGCAAGGAACGGTATTCTTTCCCTTATTTCGCCGTACCCCGCCATGACGTCATTGTTGAACCGTTGTTGCCCGCCCTGCCCGGTTTCGACCGCCCGGCGGTTCATTGTGGGCACTGGTCGGCAGAAATCTGGCGCACCAACTGGCCCGATGAAGCCGCAGACGAAGACACCCCTGAACTGGGGACGTTGCACGATTGA
- a CDS encoding lipoprotein-releasing ABC transporter permease subunit, producing the protein MANTPPPFAPFEWKIAWRYLRARRAEGGVSVMTWISLIGITLAVFALIATLAVRSGFRSEFVGTILGANAHVTVYSSGEIDAQGRVDRTIADYEERAARIAQVPGVQRAAPLVKGQVLITNHDRSSGVEVFGIRPDDLRDLPGIARAEQAVGDLSEFQAGEDVIAIGSGVARSIGATVGDVVKLTSPNGVKTAFGTSPRVNAYRVVYVFSAGRYDIDRTRVYMPFSQAQGFFNREGVADEIEVMVDNPEDLGPILISILEASGERSQIWTWQDASGGFLRALEVEDNVMFIILSILVLIAAMNIVSGLIMLVKNKGRDIGILRTIGLSEGSVLRVFFICGAFTGLIGTAMGVILGCLFAIYIDPIFSFVNYVMGGGVWDPSIRGIYALPAELHLSDVLKAIGLSLGLSFVVTYFPARRAARLNPVEALRYE; encoded by the coding sequence ATGGCCAACACACCCCCGCCCTTTGCCCCTTTTGAATGGAAAATCGCATGGCGTTATCTGCGGGCCCGCAGGGCCGAGGGCGGCGTCAGTGTGATGACCTGGATTTCTCTGATCGGGATCACATTGGCAGTGTTTGCCCTGATCGCGACACTGGCGGTCCGGTCCGGCTTCCGTTCCGAATTCGTCGGCACCATCCTGGGCGCCAACGCGCATGTAACGGTCTATTCGTCAGGCGAGATTGACGCGCAGGGGCGGGTGGATCGCACAATCGCCGACTACGAAGAGCGCGCGGCCCGGATCGCACAAGTGCCCGGTGTTCAACGCGCGGCTCCTTTGGTGAAGGGGCAGGTGCTGATCACCAACCACGACCGCAGCAGCGGGGTTGAAGTGTTTGGAATCCGACCCGACGATCTGCGTGATCTGCCCGGAATTGCCCGGGCAGAGCAGGCTGTGGGGGACTTGTCTGAATTCCAGGCGGGTGAGGATGTCATCGCAATTGGTTCAGGCGTGGCGCGCAGCATCGGGGCAACGGTCGGGGATGTCGTCAAGTTGACGTCGCCCAACGGCGTCAAAACCGCCTTCGGTACGTCGCCCCGCGTGAATGCCTATCGCGTTGTCTATGTGTTCTCGGCCGGGCGCTATGACATCGACCGCACGCGCGTCTACATGCCGTTTTCGCAGGCGCAGGGTTTCTTCAATCGCGAAGGTGTGGCTGACGAAATCGAAGTGATGGTGGACAACCCCGAAGACCTGGGCCCGATCCTTATTTCGATTCTCGAGGCCTCGGGCGAGCGCAGCCAGATCTGGACCTGGCAGGATGCATCCGGTGGGTTCCTGCGGGCATTGGAAGTTGAAGACAACGTGATGTTCATCATCCTTTCGATCCTCGTTCTGATCGCCGCGATGAATATCGTTTCGGGCCTTATCATGCTGGTCAAGAACAAGGGGCGCGATATCGGCATCCTGCGTACCATTGGCCTGAGCGAAGGATCGGTTCTGCGTGTCTTTTTCATCTGCGGAGCTTTTACCGGCCTGATCGGAACGGCAATGGGGGTCATCCTGGGGTGTCTTTTTGCGATCTATATCGATCCGATCTTTTCCTTCGTGAATTACGTGATGGGCGGCGGCGTCTGGGATCCTTCGATCCGGGGCATCTATGCCTTGCCCGCCGAGCTGCATCTGAGCGACGTGCTCAAGGCGATCGGCCTGTCGCTTGGCCTGTCCTTTGTCGTCACCTATTTCCCTGCCCGTCGAGCGGCGCGGCTGAACCCGGTCGAGGCGTTGCGCTATGAATGA
- the proS gene encoding proline--tRNA ligase, with the protein MRLSRYFLPVLKENPSEAQIVSHRLMLRAGMIKQASAGIYSWLPLGFKVLRKLENIVHEEQARAGHIAIQMPIIQSADLWRESGRYDDYGQEMLRMKDRHDRDMLFTPTAEELVTDIFRGHVNSYKDLPLTLYQIQWKFRDEIRPRFGVMRGREFYMKDGYNFDLTKEDALHAYNRHLVSYLRTYERMGLQAIPMRADSGPIGGDDTHEFLVLADTGESEVFYDSAVTDLTFGDREIDYDSREQCQAILEEFTSKYARTDETHDEALFNQIPEERRRVARGIEVGQIFYFGTKYSEPLGATVQGPDGKPVPVHMGSHGIGVSRLVGAIIEASHDDKGIIWPEGVTPFHCGIVNLKQGDEEADAACDKIYNALTALGLEPLYDDRNERAGGKFATMDLIGLPWRITVGPRGLKNGVVELTCRRTGESEELSPEAAVTKVAEIYQQIA; encoded by the coding sequence ATGCGCCTCAGCCGTTACTTTCTGCCCGTTCTCAAGGAAAACCCGTCCGAGGCCCAGATCGTTAGCCACCGGCTGATGCTGCGTGCCGGGATGATCAAGCAGGCTTCTGCCGGGATATATTCCTGGCTGCCGCTGGGTTTCAAAGTGCTGCGCAAGCTGGAAAACATTGTCCATGAAGAACAGGCCCGGGCCGGTCACATCGCGATCCAGATGCCCATCATCCAATCGGCGGATTTGTGGCGCGAATCCGGCCGCTATGACGATTACGGGCAGGAAATGCTGCGCATGAAGGACCGGCATGACCGGGACATGCTGTTCACGCCCACGGCCGAAGAACTGGTGACCGATATTTTCCGCGGCCACGTGAACAGCTACAAAGACCTTCCGCTGACCCTCTATCAGATCCAGTGGAAATTCCGCGACGAAATCCGCCCGCGTTTCGGCGTGATGCGGGGCCGCGAGTTCTATATGAAGGACGGCTACAACTTCGACCTCACCAAGGAAGATGCGCTGCACGCCTATAATCGCCATCTTGTCAGCTATCTGCGTACCTACGAGCGTATGGGCCTTCAGGCGATCCCGATGCGCGCGGATTCGGGGCCCATCGGCGGCGATGACACCCATGAGTTCCTCGTGCTGGCTGACACTGGTGAATCCGAGGTCTTCTATGACAGCGCCGTCACCGATCTTACCTTTGGTGATCGTGAGATTGACTATGACAGCCGCGAACAGTGTCAGGCGATCTTGGAAGAGTTCACCTCGAAATACGCACGCACGGATGAAACGCATGACGAGGCGCTGTTCAATCAGATCCCCGAAGAACGCCGCCGCGTGGCGCGTGGTATCGAAGTTGGGCAGATCTTCTATTTCGGCACGAAATATTCCGAGCCGCTGGGTGCCACCGTGCAGGGCCCGGATGGAAAACCGGTTCCGGTGCATATGGGCAGTCACGGGATTGGTGTCAGCCGCCTGGTCGGCGCGATCATCGAGGCAAGCCATGACGACAAAGGCATCATCTGGCCCGAGGGCGTGACCCCGTTCCATTGCGGCATCGTGAACCTGAAGCAGGGCGATGAAGAAGCGGATGCGGCCTGTGACAAAATCTACAATGCTCTGACAGCCTTGGGGCTGGAGCCGCTTTATGATGACCGCAATGAACGGGCCGGGGGCAAGTTTGCGACCATGGACCTGATTGGTCTGCCCTGGCGGATCACGGTCGGGCCGCGTGGCCTGAAGAATGGTGTCGTTGAACTGACTTGCCGCCGGACCGGCGAAAGCGAGGAACTGAGCCCCGAGGCGGCCGTTACCAAAGTTGCTGAAATCTACCAGCAGATTGCCTGA
- a CDS encoding DnaA ATPase domain-containing protein produces the protein MARQLSFDLPAKTALGREDFFVSPANALAVAMISATSWPGNKLVLTGPAGAGKTHLAHVWAAETGGRIIQAADLRYDDVPDLARRPIAVEDVPMIADDADQQKTLFHLHNLVLAEGNALLMTGRLAPKFWELPLADLQSRVEGAHHVALDPPDDALLGAVLAKLFVDRQLNPGPEVIAYLVKHMDRRFETAADVVEQLDQLALMEKRDITRSLAVRVLNMSPDEIESGD, from the coding sequence ATGGCCCGACAACTCAGCTTTGATCTGCCCGCCAAAACTGCGCTCGGGCGAGAGGACTTTTTTGTGTCGCCTGCCAATGCCTTGGCCGTGGCGATGATCTCGGCCACATCCTGGCCGGGAAACAAGCTTGTTCTGACCGGCCCGGCCGGTGCGGGCAAAACCCATCTGGCGCATGTCTGGGCCGCGGAAACCGGCGGGCGCATCATTCAGGCCGCTGATTTGCGGTATGACGACGTGCCGGATCTGGCACGCAGGCCGATTGCCGTCGAAGACGTGCCCATGATCGCCGACGATGCCGACCAGCAGAAAACGCTGTTTCACCTGCATAATCTGGTTCTGGCCGAGGGGAACGCCCTGCTGATGACTGGTCGGCTGGCCCCGAAGTTCTGGGAATTGCCACTGGCCGACCTGCAAAGCCGGGTCGAAGGCGCCCATCACGTGGCGCTGGATCCGCCCGACGATGCGTTGCTGGGTGCGGTTCTGGCCAAACTGTTCGTAGATCGGCAGCTGAACCCCGGCCCCGAGGTAATCGCCTATCTGGTCAAACACATGGATCGTCGATTTGAAACTGCGGCCGACGTAGTGGAGCAACTGGATCAATTGGCCCTTATGGAAAAGCGCGACATCACCCGTTCCCTGGCCGTGCGGGTTCTGAACATGAGCCCGGACGAGATCGAGTCGGGTGATTGA
- a CDS encoding FAD-dependent oxidoreductase, with protein sequence MQTIQEPARQIPVIHQTDILVVGSGPAGLAAALAAARAGADVSLVDRFGCMGGNITAVGVEGFAWYRHEQTVEAGGIGMEFETRAKEMGAAVPESQSLSYELDSEGFKLVADKLVEEAGVHPMLHRQFVAPIMDGDRITGIITESKAGREAILAKVVIDATGDADVAHRAGAPTHKTPREDMMAASVMFHLAGVDKRAFMEGVKADPQTYKDWGGGGEWNIETSGKEDDMFSPFVHKPFQQAIDQGLIPPHLNTIAGTWGAMHDTGELTYMNLIHLAEVDGTDPDSLTKGEIEGRRQSMLAIEALRRFMPGCENARLRNFGMTIGIRDTRKIDAVYNMTEDDARHQGRFEDTIGIYPEFIDGYGILILPTTGRYMQVPYRSMLPRGVKGLLVAGRSHGADRVAHAATRNMACCAVMGQGAGIAAAMALKSNQSLDQLNLALVHTELERQGVRIH encoded by the coding sequence TTGCAGACAATTCAGGAACCCGCCCGGCAGATACCTGTCATCCACCAGACCGATATTCTGGTCGTGGGCTCTGGCCCGGCCGGGTTGGCAGCAGCGCTGGCAGCGGCCCGCGCAGGCGCAGACGTGTCGCTAGTTGACCGGTTCGGCTGTATGGGCGGCAACATCACTGCCGTCGGCGTCGAAGGATTCGCCTGGTACCGGCACGAGCAAACCGTCGAGGCCGGCGGCATCGGGATGGAGTTCGAAACCCGCGCCAAAGAGATGGGCGCGGCGGTGCCCGAAAGCCAGTCGCTCAGCTATGAACTGGACAGCGAAGGGTTCAAGCTGGTGGCGGACAAGCTGGTCGAAGAGGCGGGTGTTCATCCGATGCTGCACCGGCAATTCGTCGCCCCGATAATGGACGGCGACCGGATCACTGGCATCATCACCGAATCCAAGGCCGGGCGCGAGGCGATACTGGCCAAGGTGGTAATCGATGCCACCGGCGACGCCGATGTGGCCCATCGCGCGGGGGCCCCGACGCATAAAACACCTAGGGAGGACATGATGGCGGCCTCTGTCATGTTCCATCTGGCCGGGGTGGACAAGCGCGCCTTTATGGAAGGCGTCAAAGCCGATCCGCAGACCTACAAGGACTGGGGCGGCGGCGGTGAGTGGAACATCGAAACCAGCGGCAAAGAGGACGACATGTTCTCGCCCTTCGTGCACAAGCCGTTCCAGCAGGCCATCGATCAGGGCCTGATCCCGCCGCATCTGAACACCATCGCGGGCACATGGGGTGCGATGCATGACACGGGTGAGCTGACCTATATGAACCTCATCCATCTGGCTGAGGTCGATGGCACCGATCCCGACAGCCTGACAAAGGGTGAGATCGAAGGCCGACGCCAGTCGATGCTGGCCATCGAAGCCCTGCGCCGCTTCATGCCCGGATGCGAAAACGCACGGCTTCGGAACTTCGGCATGACCATCGGCATCCGCGACACCCGCAAGATCGACGCGGTATATAACATGACCGAAGACGACGCCCGCCATCAGGGCCGGTTTGAGGATACGATCGGCATCTACCCCGAATTCATCGACGGCTATGGCATCCTGATCCTGCCGACCACGGGGCGGTATATGCAGGTCCCCTACCGCTCGATGCTGCCCAGGGGCGTCAAGGGCCTGCTGGTCGCTGGGCGGTCGCATGGTGCGGACCGGGTGGCCCATGCCGCCACGCGCAACATGGCCTGCTGCGCCGTCATGGGCCAGGGTGCGGGCATTGCGGCGGCCATGGCACTGAAAAGCAATCAGAGCCTGGACCAATTGAACCTGGCACTTGTTCACACGGAACTAGAGCGTCAGGGGGTCAGGATTCACTGA
- a CDS encoding methyltransferase domain-containing protein — MPDIYQSLDQQGEDTVRVVADRLEFRGEMPDFVKMRERYFDRLDWASCHRIVDLGCGTGVVTRALADRVGPECEIVGSDLAAELIKVAMEKTDAAGLAGRIRYEVADSRNTGDGQGSFDIVIAHTVISHVADPTAMLEEAARLTRPGGTIAIFDGDYASLTIGAGDPDANAMAVDAILQTVVGNPFVLRHLPFLARQAGLELAGFIPELLAEAGQTSFFGNMIDAYVGPCIQAGAIDAETALKWAEGQKAAAREGTFFGSCNYYTYLLRKPE, encoded by the coding sequence ATGCCCGACATCTATCAGAGCCTGGATCAACAGGGGGAAGACACGGTTCGCGTCGTCGCGGACCGTCTGGAGTTTCGCGGCGAAATGCCGGATTTCGTGAAAATGCGCGAACGCTATTTCGACCGGCTCGACTGGGCCTCGTGCCACCGCATTGTCGATCTGGGCTGTGGCACGGGCGTCGTGACACGGGCGCTGGCTGACCGGGTCGGCCCGGAATGCGAGATTGTCGGGTCGGATCTGGCAGCGGAACTGATCAAGGTAGCAATGGAAAAGACGGATGCCGCGGGGTTGGCGGGGCGCATTCGGTACGAGGTTGCGGATTCCCGAAACACCGGTGACGGCCAAGGCAGCTTTGATATCGTCATCGCACATACGGTGATCAGCCATGTGGCGGACCCGACGGCGATGCTAGAGGAAGCCGCGCGGCTGACGCGGCCCGGCGGCACGATCGCCATTTTCGATGGCGACTATGCGTCGTTGACGATCGGTGCTGGCGACCCTGACGCCAACGCGATGGCGGTGGACGCAATCTTGCAGACGGTTGTCGGCAATCCGTTCGTTCTGCGGCATCTTCCGTTCCTGGCCCGGCAGGCGGGGCTGGAACTTGCCGGTTTCATCCCGGAATTGCTGGCCGAGGCTGGCCAGACCTCGTTCTTCGGAAACATGATCGACGCCTATGTCGGCCCTTGCATTCAGGCAGGCGCGATCGACGCCGAGACCGCCTTGAAATGGGCCGAAGGTCAGAAAGCAGCCGCGCGGGAAGGCACGTTCTTTGGTTCGTGCAACTATTACACTTATTTGCTGCGCAAGCCTGAATGA
- a CDS encoding AI-2E family transporter, translated as MALPVKDQLRYWGVAAAVFVLILWALGDVLLPFVIGGAIAYFLDPVADRLERLGLSRIAATAIITVIGILGFILAILMVVPALITQLLDLIDVLPDLFKQLRGFIEKQFPSLLDRESNTHQMLVSFGDMLKSKTGDVLQTVLASLGSAINIVVLLVIVPVVAVYLLLDWDRMVARIGELLPRDHAPTIRRLAGEIDAVLASFVRGMGTVCLILGTYYAVALMLAGLQFGLIVGFIAGLVTFIPYLGALIGGSLAIGLALFQFWGDWAHVGLIAGIFAIGQVTEGNFLTPKLVGSSVGLHPVWLLLALSVFGALFGFVGMLIAVPVAAALGVLARFATSLYLDSRLYTGLERQDQETE; from the coding sequence ATGGCTTTGCCGGTAAAGGATCAGCTGAGATACTGGGGCGTCGCCGCTGCGGTTTTTGTTTTGATCCTCTGGGCCTTGGGGGATGTCCTGCTGCCCTTCGTCATAGGCGGAGCAATTGCGTATTTCCTTGATCCCGTTGCGGATCGGCTGGAGCGGTTGGGCCTGTCGCGCATCGCAGCCACAGCCATCATCACCGTCATCGGGATTTTGGGGTTTATATTGGCGATCCTGATGGTCGTGCCCGCCCTGATTACCCAATTGCTGGATCTGATCGACGTTCTGCCTGACCTGTTCAAGCAATTGCGCGGGTTCATTGAAAAACAATTCCCGTCGCTGCTGGACCGGGAATCAAACACTCATCAGATGCTGGTGTCCTTCGGCGACATGCTGAAGTCCAAGACCGGGGATGTTCTGCAAACGGTTCTTGCCTCACTCGGGTCCGCGATAAACATTGTTGTCCTTCTGGTAATCGTGCCCGTCGTGGCTGTTTACCTGCTGCTGGACTGGGATCGCATGGTCGCTCGCATCGGAGAGCTCCTGCCGCGTGACCACGCCCCCACCATCAGGCGGCTGGCCGGTGAGATTGACGCCGTGCTGGCCTCTTTCGTGCGCGGGATGGGAACGGTCTGCCTGATCCTAGGTACCTACTATGCCGTCGCGCTGATGCTTGCCGGTCTGCAATTCGGCCTGATCGTGGGGTTCATCGCGGGGCTGGTCACGTTCATCCCCTATCTGGGCGCCCTGATCGGAGGCTCATTGGCCATCGGGCTGGCGCTGTTTCAGTTTTGGGGAGATTGGGCACATGTCGGACTGATCGCGGGGATCTTTGCCATCGGGCAGGTCACCGAGGGGAATTTCCTGACACCCAAACTGGTAGGCAGCTCTGTCGGGCTGCACCCGGTCTGGCTGCTGCTGGCGCTGTCGGTCTTTGGGGCTTTGTTCGGCTTTGTCGGCATGCTGATTGCCGTGCCCGTGGCCGCAGCATTGGGCGTGCTGGCCCGATTTGCCACATCGCTGTACCTGGACAGCCGACTTTATACCGGTCTTGAACGTCAGGATCAGGAAACCGAGTAA